From the Lactuca sativa cultivar Salinas chromosome 9, Lsat_Salinas_v11, whole genome shotgun sequence genome, the window ACATTTATCTCAATAATCATTTTTCTTACAATTTCTTGCATGTGTCTCAATGTCTCTAAATCTTATTGAACTTAAATAATTagaaaatcataatcataaataaTGTTTTACCTAATTACCATGACTTACATAACAATCTTCTTGAGTTGTTTCTAAGCAAGTAATGTGTTAAACAGGCtcaaaatcataatcaaaattaccatgacttaggtgttgtttggttTTTCGAAACAAAAATTCATGAAGTTTATGGACCATCTCTGTAACCTTCTACAACATAAGAGGTGAACTAAACGGTTGCAGTCTATAACAAGAAGCATGTTTTTTAATATTTGCAAATTGTTATAGTAaactaaatttaaataaactaattttataaactgaaaaCAGTTCTCAATATTGAAATTCTAATAATTCTAGTCTTAAAACTTTGAAAGAGTTCTAAAAAATCAtgtaagaaaacaaaaaaataaagtttctaaaaaaatcctaaaaaaatATCAAAGAGCCTATTAGTTTTAttctaaaaaaaactaattttaaaaaacattaaaaaaaaagaaaataataaagaaaattaagaaaatattgcAAATGATGTCTACGAAGTTCGTAAAAGAATAACACATGTTAAAAAAGATGCAATCGAAACTAAAAATATTAATAACAAAAaaggcaaaaaaaaaataataataaaaaatcaattttttttaaatcaagttataaaaaattgtagaaacaataaaaagaaattgtatcaaatccgaaaatcaaagttaaaaaaaaaaaaaaaaaaaccaaagtttaatatatatatatatatatatatatatatatatatatatatatatatatatatatatatatatatatatatatatatatatatatatatatatataagttatagcaaaattcttaaaaaaaaacttggaaaaaattGAAAGTTGGTGAGGTTTGAAGAGGCAAGTCAAATGTGTTGTGCAGAACACCTGTATAGGTTTTGTAGTCTGAAatctttcaaaaaaacaaactgCTGCAAGAGGATAAAGGATGTGTATGTGCTGCGTCCCACAACAAAAAATGGtctattttttttatgtaaataaATAGCACCTTACGTAACAATCTTCACGAAGTAATTGAATTGCAAGCTTAAAATGAGGGTAATCGAGTTACCTTCTTACTCTTGTTCCTTTTTTCACTTTCAattttagggataatgacttgaaagggtaattaACTATATGTTTTGTACgtatttagtcacttaactatTTTTGGTGCCCTGTTAACCCTTAAACTTGTATTTTTGTCTTAATCACACCATTATTACCGGCAATAGCAGGTAAAACCTATTTTGGAGCACCTCCGGCGACATTTCCGGCGTATTTTACCTCCGACGACATCTTCAGTTATCTTCCCCGACCATTTTTTCCAGTCAAATGTGAGTTTTTCCTTACCAATATTATTGATTTACCTACAAAAAAATAAGTTTAGAACCCACAGAAATCCAACAAAAAACGTAATTTTGTCTCACCATATATGTGTTCATGTGAAAAGCTCAGAGAACTGAAGGCCCGTAATTTTGTCTCACCATACGTGTTTTCATGAAACTCTTCGCATCTGTTCTTCATTTTTCAGTGTGTTCTTCATCTAAAAACCCTAGAACTTGAAATGTTATGTTCAAGAAACCCAAAAAATCGATATGATTTTGTTCAAGTAACCCATAATTGAAACGATTTTGTTGAAGAAATGATTTTGCAGGTTTCGAATTGGGGTTTTTCCAAAAGGAACAAACTCATCGGTTTTTGAAGATCATAAATCAAGTTTTGAAGAACAAATCCATGGCAGATCTTAAATCCATTTTCCAGAAGGAACAAACTCGTTGTTTTTTTGAAGAAACCCAGATCTGAAATCCGTTTTCGAGAAGGAAGTTTTGAAGAACTCAAGTTCATTCATCAGAAACCCAAAAATCCCAAAGGTCAATTTCTTGTATGAACTCCTTTTCAGATTCGAgttcatgtgtgtgtgtgcgctTCAGATTTGAGTTATGGGTTTATAAATCGAAATGAAACCCATAAGGATATTTTTTGAGCATGAACTAGATCGACATACAAGtatgattttgttttttttttgctaGATCTGCCATGGAtgatttgattgagtatgtttttCGAATTCGGGGTTTTATTCTTCAAAAAACCGAAGTTTTGCTCAATAAATCATTTCAGGTTTGCTTAAGAACATCATAACCAGAGGTTGAAGACGATGAACAGTGATCTGATAAGTATTTATATGTGTGTTCATCACAGATCAGAGAGAGATCTGATGTATGTTTTGGAGCTCATGAGTTCATGCAAAAAGAGAAGGGGAGAATAGATCAGAGTTCTTAACCATTTTGGGTATTCACAGAGATGTTGTCGGAAATAACGTCGGGAAATCGAGTTTGATCGGAGAAGATGACCGGAAAACTTATGTTTGGCCGGAAACAACGCCGGAAACCGGCAAAACCTGCTATTACCGGTCATACTGGTATAATATATACGTTTCAATAAGTTCAAGGGTTAATAAAGCACGAAAAATAATTTAGTGACCAAATGTGACAAAAAACTAAAATAGGTTACcctctcaagtcattatccctcaATTTTATTACTCTTGCTTCTTTTTCACTTTCAACTTTATCGCTAGTGTTTGCAATCTGTTTTTATCTAAAACTCCTCAATTTTACAAAACCAACATATATTACAACCGATTTATTGCATTTTTGGAACTCCTTTGACTCCATATTGGCAGAAATGATATGTTTGGATGCGTGTTTAAACTGATTATTGCGGATTTAAGTGTTTGGGGAAGTTGATAATGGTtataatttttaacattttaaggcTCAATAATACTTGCATAAACATGAAGGAGTTTTCCAtaagaaaatatattatttagATAAATGTAAACTTACCTAGCTACCCATAGCTTTAATCAACTAATTATCTCACTTTGATACTGCAAAAACGGAATTTGATCATAATGTCCAAAGTTTCTTTAAATTTTTTAATGTAACCAATTCCTCCATAAAACCACAACCCAATTATTCCATTACTTACTCAAATCTTCACAAAACCATCATAATTGCATAAATCTAATTCTTACACAACATATCACAACAACAACAATTCAAATCAACTTAAACGCCTTACATAAAGATCATGAAATGATGACACCCTTTAAATTTCATGATGTTCCGATGCTAGAAAAGTTCTTCAAGCAGGAAAATGCAAACTTTTACCCGTTGAAAAATTGAATCTTGATTTTTTCGATTTAGTGCATGTATCTCCCTCTTTATCATAAATAATTGTGTAATTTGAGCTACTTATGTCCCTAAAATAGCAGAATTTATCATCACTATAATTATACATCTCTTGTGTACTCCCCAAACCACTAACAACTAAATTCCCTTTCACAAGCATCGAGCCTTGACCATTTTGTATGTtttcaagaacacttgatgaagaTTTAGAACCAAAATTATCGATCTTTTTCTCATTGAAACCCAAAGTAACATTCGCCACCTGATCATAGCTTTTGTTTCCTTTGTCTAGTGTATCCGAgtaaatataaaaagaaaaagttttcaaAGATTTTGTGTTATGAACAAAAGACGGAATCTTGGAATCCACACTATCATTGAACTCGATTATTTGGTTCACAATTTGTAAATCCCCATTTTTCGACATCACCATGATGTTAGTGTAATTGAAATCCTGTTTTGACTCGGTTACTATCTTCCCAAATGACGATTCTACCCATCCGGTTGACTTTATTGACCTTTGGACACTAGTAAGAAATGTCCCATTAAGACCCGTGAAATTGGACACCAAAGATTCATGAAGTGGAGAGATTTTTTGATTCAAAAACATCCCTTTTGTCTTCTCACTCTTTGCATCCAACCATACATGTAAATTTGCATCAATATACCAAACATTCAAAGCATTTGTGACACCAAAACCAAAATCATGGAGTTTTCCATTCAAAAGTGCTCCAAGAAACGGAGTGATTTCAATATCATATGAAGGGAGATCGAATGATCCAATCGCAGTTATTGGTCTCCATAATAATGGATTAATACCTCCTGTGAAAACTACAGTGAAAGGCCAAACTGCGCCAACTATTTTTCCATCTAAACTTACAATAACCTCTCTAAAAGGTCCATCACCAGGATACCCAGATAAATTATTAGCAGAAATATAGTCGTTAGGGAGATTTGTAGGCCAAAACTCATCGTTTTCATGAAATGAGACATACACTTCAAGAACAGCTCTATATGTATTTTGGGGAATCGCAAACTGTTTTGTCTTTACATCAGTTGAATTCTGGATTTCGAACCATAATCCATCGTTCCCTGGTAAGTTTCTTGAAATGGGTATTATCAAATCAGCCCATTCGTTATGGGCATGATTCGAATTAACAGGTTTCTTCTCGAAGGGATAATAATGAATACTAACATTCACATGGTATACACCAGTGTAAGTACTATCAATAATATTGCCCAAATAAACATCGAGTGTTTGTGTTTGATTGGACATAAGCAATGAATAATACCTAGTAATGTCCTTCTTCACAGTCCAAATAATCCCGGTGGCTCTAGGTTCAGCTGTGCAGCTTCTGAGCAGCTCAACGCCGCCGAGCCAAACCCCAAAAATCCGATCGAATTGACGACCTTTACATGTAGCTGTCCATTCGAGAACAATTTTCGCAAAATCGGTTGATGGGCAATTCGACGGCGGGGTGTATTGGGCGGAGACTGGTGGACTGCCGTAAGTGTATCCGAAATCATGTTGTAGAAGAAGGGTTGAGCAGGGTTTTGTGTTTGGGAGTTGGATGGGTTTCGTTACTTCAAAGAAAGTGGTGGGTGGGATGTCGTTATTGGTGGTGGGATCGGAGGTGAGCTGTTGCCGGAAAATTGTTGCTTTAGGAATGGGATTGGCGGCGGAGATTAGGGAGAACGAGAGGAGGAGGAGAAGGAAAGGAAGGAAGCTGGAAGCCATGAGAATGGTGATGATTTTGGTGGAGAAAGTGTGATTCTTGTAAAGATCGGTAGGGGAGAAAAACAATGTTAGGGTTGGAGTGTAGCGTTGAGATCTGAGATTTTAGAGggaaaaatcataacaaaatCAAGTCGTTCAAGATAAGGATCCACAGATAATTTAACGTATATTTTAAGATTAATGATAAAATTAGCATACTTCATTGTGATTGGATACTTCTTTAATTTTAAATCATCTagtaaattaaattttaaattttgtggATATTCATTGATTTTCCTGTAGAATAGAATATACTAATTTATGACACGTAAAAAGcatatttataaaattaactaaatttttatattaaaatttaaaattattgataaattattttaaataaattattaattaaaagatatttttagttatatatataattataattattgatttaaataaatatatgacgtcataatttgtattaattttattttaatttttattctaatgctattaatttaatataattaaaatgagAAGTTTAATAGCAGCGTCGAAAATATACGAGCTCAATTCATCATTTCGGGATAAAAAATAGACCttgggtaaaaaaaaaaaaaatagcgggtgcgggttttttttttttggacaaACAATATTTCTCTTTTTCTTCGACCTTTGTATTGTAAAAAACAGATAAAAAAATGATATGATTCAACCTCAAACCCATTTGAATGTAACAGATAACAGCAGGGCTCGAGAATTGATGTGTATTCGAATTATAGGAGCTAGCAATTGCCGATATGCTCGATAACACAtgacaaaaagaaaataaattttttttattgaattagaaTTAAGTTTATATGGTTATTAATTGTTACGTCGGATTTTATGAGGTAAAATTAATATGTAGGCTTTTTTAAAAAGGTTTGTCGTTATTTAGCTCAATGCTTTGTAAGCTACATTATACGATTAAAAGCCTTTTCccttttattttcaaaatatgaTCAGAATTTTCTTTGGTATCGATATCAAAATCACTACACTAGTAATTATATTTGGGATTATGAGCTAAATAAAATAGTAAGTTGCGATTGTGGATTAATAAAAAGACTAAGAAACTGTGGACCGATGCAAATTTTGGCAAAAGATTTATGACTTATCGTAACTTCAAGGTAACAATGTTTCTCTTTTAGAGTATTTGATTGTTTGAGTGTTTTATATTATTTGGTTGTATTTGCGGCAGGAAAGTACTTATGTAACTATTTTGATTGGGTAGGCCTTGAATTACCACCTAATTACTTATTGACTGACACAAGGATGTTAAAAAGTCAGGTGCACCTAAATCCCGTATGAGGTATATTTGTTTAAAAAATTATGACAGAGGCGGGGCGGAGGCGAGGATGGTCTGTTTCGTCCTGAACCTCCAATGGGGCCACCGTTAATATATTATCTATATTAATATAGGGAAAATGAAATAAAAGTTCTTAAGTTTTTACAAAAATGTCGGTTTTACCTTTGGACGTGTTTTATGTTCAGTAAATCCCaaagttttgtttaatttgtttatttttatccTTGTAGCCGGTTTCCAGGTAACCTACCGGTTACCTAGGTTACCTAGTGTCAGTAAAGtccttgaattttcaaaaatgctcaaatttacccttaagttttttaaaaatattCGAATTTacccttaccttgattgttattattattattattattattattattataacatttttaattgtataaaaatattttatacatatatttttaaatgtataaaaatatttcatacgtttttaatacatttttatatattattattattactattattattattattattaattcattttaaatgtattttgattattagtattattattaatacatatgaaataaatatatctttatttcatataaaaaatatattatatacatataaatataaaaataagtatttatatgGTTTATATTATATAAAAGATATAATTATACGTATTTGTACATATTACcaagtataaatatgtatttattatcaAACATCATACTAAATAGATAAGCAAAATATATattcattaattaaaaacataacGTAACAATTATAAAACCCTCATAATTAGAAAACCTCAATAAAAACACTCGATTACGGATAAGATTTagtataaaatttgaaaaaacctctattatttaattatattagGTTAATAGTGAGTAGATAACAATAAATGATCAATAAATAACACTCGTAAATGGAAAATATACAGAATATAATTCAAAAAAACCTCAACAAAAACACTTGATCACTATAAATAATTAAGTATTATCAACTTAAAATCATTCATTAACTGTTTTTATCTTAAAAATTGATAACAAAATGTCAAATATGAGTGTAAACTTCATTTATGATTGTTGTAATTCATAAAAAAGATCACGAAATGCATCAATTTTTATATTGATCTGAAGCATTTATTTTTGCAAAATCAGTCATTGACGATATTTTTTACTTTATCAAGCTTTTTCTGTTCGATTCAACAATTATAtatgaagatttagggttttcaaatgtatataaatactaaatacaagtacatatatttttaaaaatatatttatagtagtaaaaatatttttatacttttaaaaatgtgtgtataaaatatttttatacatttaaatatGTATTAAAATGTATGAAATATTTTTATCcatttaaaaatgtatgtataaaatatttttatacaattaaaaatgtattaataataataataataatagtaacaacaataacaatcaatgtaagggtaatccgaacatttttgaaaaacttaaggataaatccaaacatttttgaaaattcaagggCTTTAATGGCATTAGGTAACCGGTAGGTTACCTGGAAACCGGCTACAATCGTTaaaatgaacaaattaaacaaattTTTGGGCTTTACTGGACATAAAACACGTCCAAGGGTAAAACCGATATTTTTGTgaaaacttaagggcttttatgtcattttcccattaatatatattaattatataaatataaaaataataacaatGATTTTAATCTTCCAAAATTCAATAAAATACCACGTTTTTAAGTTATTCCTATAACGTTTCTAGATACTATACTATACATGTAAATTTTAACataaataattgttttttttaccaaaaagatATCTTCTTTTCGATCAAAAAAAGTTATTCCAAAAAAACATcttctttttccaaaaaaaaaacaacacaagcGGGGCGGGGAAACGGTGACAGGGGTAATCCGGGTATTTGAGAGTCGTGGTGGGCGTGGAGAGGGTAAAGATTTCAGGGACTGGGGGACAAGAGAATTTCGAGGGTGGGGAATAAGTTTGTTGCTAATGTTCATTCAAATTTTCTGCTGGAAATCATGTTCTTAATGCTCTTATTATTttgttgttgaagaaatgaagatAAATGGGagaaaaaattaattttgtggtcttAAAAAGGGTTGAAGATTTGCTCCCGGAGAAGTTTttatttttggaagaaaatacaCAAATTATGGGCTTATTATTCAAGAAAATAGAGAAATTTTTTTTTACCCAGCAGCTCTTAAATCTTCATGAGATATGAAACTTTTATTCCTCAAATTTTCTTGTTGTGAATCTTAAAATTGAAATGTTTGGATGTGCTTGGTGTTTGCAAAAAACACAATGTCCTTATTGCTCTTTTGGGTAAAGTGTATTCCACTTATATTTGCCTTTCCAAGTAAAACCATGTGACTTTGACCCTTCCCATCAACTTTTGTCCCCTTAAAACCCCCTGCATACTCCTTTTTTTGCCTTTTCAATACCTTTTTTTGACCCAAAATGCTTTAAAAAATATTCCCCTTattaaaaatatgaataaatgcCCTTTTCGGCATCATTTTTCCATGAAAAATAGCATTTTTCTTCATCTGTTCAGCCCTTTGCAGACCCCCGAACCGCAACCAAAAACTACCTACTGAAGTTTCCTAAGAAGCCTCCCTGCAGCCCCTCTTAGCTTTGGTCCGCAACCCCTCACAGGCCTTGGTACCGCAGCCCTCTCAGGCCTAAGTACCGCAACCTCTTAGCCAAACCTTAGTCCTGACTCACTTCCGCATCTTCGGATTCCCTCTGACCGCAGTCAGTTAGGACCCTAACGCGCCTACTGCAGTCTCGGACCGCAGCTGCTTTGCCCTTCTTCGCACCGCGGTTGGTTCTTCTCCTTCGCCTCATTAGTAGCCTTATCTGTAGCCTTTGGTACCCAGCTCTTCATCCGCACCCGCCCATTCCATTTGCACCTACCTCCATCAGTAGCCACCTCCTTCAATCCACAACAGCTTCCACCCGCCCACTGCAACACCTTCTCCTTCAGCTCCTCCTTTTTTCCTCCTCTTCCCCCCTCCTTTCCTCCTTATTTTTTCTTCCCTCCTTCCCTCTCATCAGCCTTCTATTTTTTAAACCTTCATATTTTTTTAACTCCATTTTTTCTTTTCAACCTTTTTTTactatttactttttttttaattaatttttttaacaacaattatttttatttagccaattttttttaacaccaatttttttatttagcccattttttattaaaacaaattacttttttttaaaaccaattatttttttaacaccaatttttgccaCAACCCAACCTTGGATAGTCACAGTGGTTCACTTCATGCCGATCATTATGGAAGACTTCTACTCTTTCCATGAAGATTACTTCATACCGCAATCGGACTTCATATTATTCTTTGTGACGTTTGCACCGCAATCAACAAAGTTGTTTCACATTCTTCGCTTTATGGGATTATTATGACTTATCGTTCTTGATCTACAGTTGAAGAATCTTGTATCTTGAGCATGTTGACTTTATTTTCTATTGAAGACCACTACGAGAGTTCCGAAACCACAGTTTGGGTATATTGGGATCTTTTCGGCACAACAAAGATTATTTTTCATGCAAAGTTATTCTCTTTTCTATGGTATTTGTCCAAGTTCCAACAACTGAATCACACAGCTTCTGATGACCGTAGAGTATCTCTTTTACTCTATTTCTCGTATCTTATCGAGACCTTTCATACATCTAGGGCGAGCCTtcttagctcttggtatccgacactctccatcccgatgatatatttatttttgatatgCGGTCtttggttatcaaaaataggaAGAGAATATTATGATATCATCCAAATATGGTTTTTATGATTGTttgattttggatttttgaagacttATGAAGACAAtgatttatttagtgatgcgatgtgacacttatttttggtcttcaCGAATCAAAATTTTGGCATTACTCGATGTTTCccggttcaaattatttattattcGAACTCCACCACAGGATGATTCTTTGTGTTTGCATCCGGTTTAGATCTTATGATTTTgcgagtttggatttgtgatattTTGAAGACGAAGATTATTTTGGCTTTGTGACGTGGCATttatttttgatcttttgatcaaatttttggcattgctaGACCATGTCTTTAGACTCACATTATTTATTATCTGGACTTCATTTTTTGGATGTTTCacatttttagcaggttattctttgaagaatttttggtgtattatgattcgagaactcgagatgtttttcaaactttttgaagccgaagtgttacttttattggatcttctacttgctcatggtgcTTATGACTAGTTTGAATATTTGTATCTTATTTTTCTACTTCTTTGGTGGTGCTTTGAAGCCGAAGACCTTCATTGATTAGAGATTCATGGCCAGTTTCAGACATCACAGACACTTCAgagtttcagagacatttcagcatttggttctcattatgtttcattttattaccacacttgctagtcggattactgtattatagccttgtattacttattgtatctctcatcatttgtaaacatttagggagagaatgttggagcatgaaaatgctctacaaataatgagtgatagttaggttatttatttccctttattgtattgtaGGTGTGTATTtttctccctcctatataaagggagagttggtcattttCTCAGGTGTGCACTAAAAAATGTAatcttctagagagagagagagagaaagtggtgggaTCTCTCCCACCAAGGGAAATTCTTCTCTCCTACCCATGTTCTTATAATGTTACATTTTATCTCTCTTATCTTTTCTAATCTATGAAATCAACATCATATGTTCTTCatgttatatatttttatgttcATTAAATCTCGAGATATTTTTATTCTGCATCCATCGATCGTTCAAAATGGGTTCTATCACGATTATATCcgcctgaggagcttagtcaaattcacaacaccttccatgtttctcagcttcggaagtgtgtgttTGATGATTTAGTGGTGGTTCCTTTGGACAACATTCAATGAACTCCTGGACTATATGGAGAGACCAATGGTTATACTGGATAAGAAGATGAATGCCTTGCGCAATAACGTGGTACCATTGGTCAAGGTTCTG encodes:
- the LOC111893401 gene encoding peptide-N4-(N-acetyl-beta-glucosaminyl)asparagine amidase A, which produces MASSFLPFLLLLLSFSLISAANPIPKATIFRQQLTSDPTTNNDIPPTTFFEVTKPIQLPNTKPCSTLLLQHDFGYTYGSPPVSAQYTPPSNCPSTDFAKIVLEWTATCKGRQFDRIFGVWLGGVELLRSCTAEPRATGIIWTVKKDITRYYSLLMSNQTQTLDVYLGNIIDSTYTGVYHVNVSIHYYPFEKKPVNSNHAHNEWADLIIPISRNLPGNDGLWFEIQNSTDVKTKQFAIPQNTYRAVLEVYVSFHENDEFWPTNLPNDYISANNLSGYPGDGPFREVIVSLDGKIVGAVWPFTVVFTGGINPLLWRPITAIGSFDLPSYDIEITPFLGALLNGKLHDFGFGVTNALNVWYIDANLHVWLDAKSEKTKGMFLNQKISPLHESLVSNFTGLNGTFLTSVQRSIKSTGWVESSFGKIVTESKQDFNYTNIMVMSKNGDLQIVNQIIEFNDSVDSKIPSFVHNTKSLKTFSFYIYSDTLDKGNKSYDQVANVTLGFNEKKIDNFGSKSSSSVLENIQNGQGSMLVKGNLVVSGLGSTQEMYNYSDDKFCYFRDISSSNYTIIYDKEGDTCTKSKKSRFNFSTGKSLHFPA